The window actagaacagaactagaactgaactagaactgagctagaacagaactagaactgaactagaaatgaactagaactgaactagaactgaactagaacagaactagaactgaactagaactgaactatatctttattttcaataataccCTTATTGAAAAGTatctttaatttcaataatacctttattgaaaagtttcttatagaaaattttgaatatttaaaataatgaaaactctCTTTAAGACAAATGTTCAATactaatatgtaaatttattttgtattgtgTGATCAgctattacaaaatatattatttaaaaaaatatcagttttttatCTGCAAAAACTATGCCagtttacaattgttttatacaATACCCATATGGCtgatatgtattttaataatttacgctttttgtttatttatgtacatatttcaaCGGACTGTGTGGTCCTGcataacaaaactaaatttcaatTGTCTAAATGAAAACTAATGTAAATAATCACGTgtagctttttttttaaaaatggatTTGATGATTTTATATTGTatgataaaacaattttttttttgcaaaatttatataatcgTCAACATAATCATTATATGTATTTCAATGTATGTTTACAAAAACCCTAAATTATGtagtaaattgtataaattgcaCCTAATAtgaatgataataataatgttaatgaTGTTGATTCGCTGTTTGAACGTTCGCCCGCTtgggttggttggttagttagttagttgtatgAAATCTACAACTATGTAGCTTATATTATGATTATGACtattgtatatataatattttgtagCAACTATCTCAAAGCTATAGCTATTGTTTAATGTACGTGTTGATGTTATAGACTTCTtctcatacattttttttttatttttaatatataaaaactgaaataaacgAATAATAGCTAAAAGACaataataatagcaacaacCGACCGACCAATGACAAAAAATagtagcaataataaaaaaaataataataaatggtgtaaaaaaaaatgtttatacaaaaaacaaacatactcATATAAGATTAACCTAAAGTGGGACAATGaacgaaatatataaaaaaacaacaacaataatataaaaaagcagaaaaaaattttcataaaagaaaaaaaaatatcattaaaaatagtAACAGTATTAAATGTAGGTATTAAAGAAACCGATCaacgacagacagacggacagacagacagacagacggacggacggacgtatGTACATACCCCGCAATATACAACATGCAAAGAAAACCAGACCTTTAGTTACATAGATTTATAAAAGTAtgagaaaatgaaaaatgttttgttaatttagttaaattagttaacaaaaaaaactaataataacaaaatgagCAAAAGAagtaaacgaaaagaaaaaaaaactgtaaaaagacTTGATTATTGGCGACGACACTACCATCACAATAACTACTTAGTATTGAAATAAActgaacatgaaattaaatgcatttaaatgaaaagaaagttTCAATGTtggttaagtgataaaaaataatttcgttgTAAAATTACTCTTAAATCAAACATTGTTGTCATTAAATATGCCTTTTTTCTCAATTACCAGTCAAACTCTATTAGAGTTTATACGGTTTTCTCCTAAGAAAGTTGACcgaaactattaaatatttacttatattgATAAAAAAGTTGCCAATAAATAATCATTATAACTGAAAGATattgaacagttttttttagaaagctttgcattaaagaaaagtttatttggTTACCTTTTTGTTAATTGGAAAGATTTCCAATATTAAACTCTTATTAGATAAATTTTCGTTAATGAAAAGTTTCttcagaaaagcttttttatattgaagagcttgtttgatattaaaactttttatttgaacatttttattagaaaGCTTTGCAtgaaagaaaagtttatttgaTTACCTTTTTGCTAAGAAATCTTTCCAATATTAAACTCTTATTAGATAAATTTTCgttaatgaaaagtttatttagaaaagctttttaatattgAAGAGCTTGTTTGatactaaaactttttttgaacatatttttagaaagctttgcattaaaatagtttatttatttatttttttactaatgttAAGTTTATTTCAGAAATCTTTCCAATATTAAACTCTTATTAGATAACTTTTCGTTAATGAAAAGTTTCTTCAGAAGAGCTTTCTTATATTGAAGAGCTTGTttgatattaaaactttttatttgaaaactttacgCTATTAGAAGTTCTTATTTGAAAAGCTTTTCGATAttgataaaaagtttaattgaatTGCTTTTATTCTTAAAGAGTTCTTATTAGGAAAGCTTTTCGATATtgataaaaagtttcttttaaaacttttataattaattgcTATCAATAgttttttagaaaagcttttaaaatattcctCAGAAAACATTTCGTAacagaaaaacttttcattaatgAAAAATCTATAAAGAAATCTTTTCTTCAGTAAAAGTTTTTTAGTATGCTTATAgtcattgaaaattaaaaaaagctttttgttactAAAAAGTCATTTTAGAAAGCTTGTAGTCAttaatgaaaaatgtataaagaaatcttttcttcaataaaaagattttttttgaaaagcttaTAATCATTGaaaagttcatttaaaaaagcttttcgtTAACagaaagttattttataaagcTTATAGTCAATGAAAAGTATCTTTCTAGTCAttaatgaaaaatgtataaagaaatcttttcgtcaataaaatgttttttttggaaagcttataatcattaaaaagttcatttagaaaagttttcgttaaCAGAAAGTTATTTTAGAAAGCTTATAGTCAATGAAAAGTATCTTTCTAAAAAGTTATATTGGTGAtaagtttatttacaattttttaatgaaaactttgtTTAGAAAAGCTTTTCGTTACAAACAtggtataaacattttaaagctttttattaaagttttttcaaaGCTCTTTGTTAATGTAAAGTTccttaagaaaagcttttttaaaagtaaGTTCTTAACaaagctttataaaaatgttctgtAAACCAATTTCTTAAGGTAAAACTTtcgttaatgaaaatttttaaaaaagcttttcattaataaaaagttattttagaaagcttatttaaagttattaaaaagcttccttagaaaaatttttatttcataaaagtttatttaaagaaatacttcttaataaaaagcttgtttagaaaagcttttcattaaaaaatttatataaaacttttcatttaaatagttttttattaaaaacttttcagtTAAACTTTCTTCATAGAACTTTATCACACAAAAGCTTTCTGTTTGAAAAGTttacttaaaaagcttttcgttgaaaaaaaaaacaaaaataatccaatatttaaatttctttttgccTCTTTTTTGCAGAGTCTCAATGTCCGCGATGCAGTACGTGATTGTTTAGAGAAAGATCCCTCCGAACGTACCGAAGAAGATGTTGAAATTCTTTTGGAATTTACACAAGGTCTTAAGGCCTTTACAAATATCACACTGGCCGTACGGCGAGCTCTTTGCTCCGTTATGGTATTTGCCGTTGTCGATAAGGCCGGCACTGTCGTTATGTCCGATGGTGAAGAGCTTGATTCTTGGTCGGTACTAATCAATGGTGTCGTCGAAATCGAACATGCCAATGGTGAACGTGAAGAGTTACAAGTGGGTGATTCATTTGGTATTCTACCCACAATGGATAAATTGTATCATAAGGGTGTTATGCGTACGAAATGTGATGATTGCCAATTTGTGTGTATAACACAAACGGATTATTATCGTATCCAACATCAGGGTGAGGAGAATATTAGACGTCATGAAGATGAGGAGGGACGAGTGGTTATGGTTACTGAGTTAAGACAAATAGGTACAAATGATGCTCCCGGAACGGCGGCAAATAATTCAGCTACTGCTGGCACTAATGCCAAACGGGGTCATGTTGTAATTAGAGGTTCACCGGAACGTTTGTTGCAGCAACTAGTAGAGGAAAATTCCATGACAGATCCTTTTTATGTAGAAGATTTCCTATTGACtcatagaatttttataaaaaattcccaAGAGGTTACAGACAAACTGTTATCATGGTTTGAGGCCGATTCGAATGGCGCTGAATCGGTGCCCAAATTTGCCAGTAATGCTACGGCTCAGGAAATCAGAGATCGTGTTACCCGTGTGGTATTATTGTGGGTAAATAATCATTTTACCGATTTTGAGGCTGATCATGAAATGAtggaatttttggaaatatttgagGCTGGTCTAGAACGCAAGAAATTGTTGAGCCAATTACGTTTACTGCACATAGCCTGTGCGGCTAAGGCACGCATGAGATCTTGCATTTTAGCGCGTAGCTCTAGAGATGAAtcgttaaatttcaaaattataggaGGCTATGAAATGAGAGGAGCCTGTGTGGCTACAGGCGGTTGTGGCATTTATATATCACATGTGGAAAGAGCCTCTAAGGCTCAAGAAGCAGGCTTAAAGCGCGGCGATCAAATACACGAAGTTAATGGCCAAAGTTTTGAACATGTCACCAGCAAAAGAGCTTTGGAAATTCTAATGGGTAGCACCCACTTGAGTATCACTGTCAAAAGCAATCTTTTAGGTTTCAAAGAAATGATGCAGGCTGTTGAAATAACCGCCAATGGGGGTATAAATTCTGCCAATGGCAATGTGGCGGGCTTGGGTTCTAAATCCTTAAGAAGTCCTAGACGCATTTGTGCTAATGATGTGGCCAAACTGCATGGCAGAGCAGACTCAACTACAGATGAACTAACAGCGGCAGCCGCTAATCGTGCTCATATTGTAAGATTAAGTTCGGTGGATATGCTGTTACACTCTTCGCCAGGTGAAGATCAAACCGATAGAGGCGTACAAAGTCCGGGCACACCCATACAGACACCCTCTTCCGGTAATATGGCTTCGAATTTTATGAATAATCTTTTACAAAGTGTTAATGCTTCCGGCAAAAAGGATTCTAATGGTTTGCAGGGCGATTCTAAAGGAGGTGGCTTTATGACTTTGGCCCCTAAGAGAAGGCTGAAGATAGCTTTGGCCAAAATGAATTTGCTGCATAAAAATGTGACGGGTCTACAGGCCTCTAATCTAAATGATTCCAGCGATGCTTTGCTAAATGTGGGGTGTAATGAAAAACAGAAGTCAGGCTCTTTAAGCAGTGCTAGTTCTTCTTCGCATGGACCCGGCAGACTTTATCAATCACAATCAAATCCTGATTTAACCTCGCTACAGTATGAAGATGCCTCAGCACCCAATAACAACGTTCTAAATATCTGCAATCCGAGTAATTACCTCTCGGCCTCTGTGCACCGACCCTCTGCTGTCTCCACCACCGGCAGTTTAGTACCCGATTATCCAGAACATGTACTCAAAGTCTTTAAAGCTGATCAAACctgtaaatatttactaattaaCAAAGAAACCACTGCCCATGAGGTGGTTATGTTGGCTCTACAGGAATTCGGCATACACGATCCCAGTTCGAATTTCTCCTTGTGTGAGGTTAGTGTAGGTGAAGGCGGTATGGTAAAACAACGTAGATTACCCGACCAATTGCAGAATTTAGCCGAACGTATAGGTTTTGCCTCTCGCTATTATTTGAAAACCAATGGCATATCTGAAACTTTGGTACCCGATGAGTTAGCCTTGGAATTGGTAAGAGAATCGAATGTCCATTTCCTACAACTCAATGCCTATGAGTTGGCTATACAATTAACGTTGCAAGACTTTAGCATATTTCGTCAGATTGAATCTACCGAATATGTGGATgatcttttcaatttaaaaaccaaatacgGTGTGCCCATGTTAAGTAAATTCTCGGAATTGGTTAATCGTGAAATGTTCTGGGTGGTCACGGAAATCTGTGGTGAACACAATATTGTAAGAcgcatgaaaattgtcaaacaatttataaaaattgcccGCCACTGTAAAGAATGTCGCAATTTCAATTCAATGTTTGC of the Lucilia cuprina isolate Lc7/37 chromosome 2, ASM2204524v1, whole genome shotgun sequence genome contains:
- the LOC111687387 gene encoding rap guanine nucleotide exchange factor 2 isoform X3, encoding MDPYHHIRQHYQPPSRPELHQKCNRGSHSSDTSSAYSGSDTMASVYGSSLDGEEIDFSGLVESTVDSDEEDLAESMDSLNVRDAVRDCLEKDPSERTEEDVEILLEFTQGLKAFTNITLAVRRALCSVMVFAVVDKAGTVVMSDGEELDSWSVLINGVVEIEHANGEREELQVGDSFGILPTMDKLYHKGVMRTKCDDCQFVCITQTDYYRIQHQGEENIRRHEDEEGRVVMVTELRQIGTNDAPGTAANNSATAGTNAKRGHVVIRGSPERLLQQLVEENSMTDPFYVEDFLLTHRIFIKNSQEVTDKLLSWFEADSNGAESVPKFASNATAQEIRDRVTRVVLLWVNNHFTDFEADHEMMEFLEIFEAGLERKKLLSQLRLLHIACAAKARMRSCILARSSRDESLNFKIIGGYEMRGACVATGGCGIYISHVERASKAQEAGLKRGDQIHEVNGQSFEHVTSKRALEILMGSTHLSITVKSNLLGFKEMMQAVEITANGGINSANGNVAGLGSKSLRSPRRICANDVAKLHGRADSTTDELTAAAANRAHIVRLSSVDMLLHSSPGEDQTDRGVQSPGTPIQTPSSGNMASNFMNNLLQSVNASGKKDSNGLQGDSKGGGFMTLAPKRRLKIALAKMNLLHKNVTGLQASNLNDSSDALLNVGCNEKQKSGSLSSASSSSHGPGRLYQSQSNPDLTSLQYEDASAPNNNVLNICNPSNYLSASVHRPSAVSTTGSLVPDYPEHVLKVFKADQTCKYLLINKETTAHEVVMLALQEFGIHDPSSNFSLCEVSVGEGGMVKQRRLPDQLQNLAERIGFASRYYLKTNGISETLVPDELALELVRESNVHFLQLNAYELAIQLTLQDFSIFRQIESTEYVDDLFNLKTKYGVPMLSKFSELVNREMFWVVTEICGEHNIVRRMKIVKQFIKIARHCKECRNFNSMFAIISGLGHAAVSRLRQTWEKLPSKYQRLFSDLQDLMDPSRNMSKYRQLVSSELLNQHPILPFYPIVRKDLTFIHLGNDTMVEDLINFEKLRMIAKEVRLLSHMCSSPYDLLAILELKGQSPSNAMFSLNQMSTSQGGSNQGPTIIAANAGNATIKRRKKSTAAPNPKKMFEEAQMVRRVKAYLNNLKIINDEDILHKFSLECEPAHTSSNSTSSQHGGNSSRTGGDQLSIYSHTSNSSSAPNSSLSLRRRHPSSPTLSTTSSTSSTSDNRRNNMNPNCPKFGTASPQAVRKILSLSESTKIRPHQPFPRPAATLPGNIPLLAQPHHLHSHGFNPAASAALAAASTPTPSPCSHRRLASGSNSMPASMIPPPRSIHERSHSDTPAPPPPLPSVDLNLESSSVTTFRDLPLRKSVTSGAAGCPMCPMPPPMNQ
- the LOC111687387 gene encoding rap guanine nucleotide exchange factor 2 isoform X4, encoding MDPYHHIRQHYQPPSRPELHQKCNRGSHSSDTSSAYSGSDTMASVYGSSLDGEEIDFSGLVESTVDSDEEDLAESMDSLNVRDAVRDCLEKDPSERTEEDVEILLEFTQGLKAFTNITLAVRRALCSVMVFAVVDKAGTVVMSDGEELDSWSVLINGVVEIEHANGEREELQVGDSFGILPTMDKLYHKGVMRTKCDDCQFVCITQTDYYRIQHQGEENIRRHEDEEGRVVMVTELRQIGTNDAPGTAANNSATAGTNAKRGHVVIRGSPERLLQQLVEENSMTDPFYVEDFLLTHRIFIKNSQEVTDKLLSWFEADSNGAESVPKFASNATAQEIRDRVTRVVLLWVNNHFTDFEADHEMMEFLEIFEAGLERKKLLSQLRLLHIACAAKARMRSCILARSSRDESLNFKIIGGYEMRGACVATGGCGIYISHVERASKAQEAGLKRGDQIHEVNGQSFEHVTSKRALEILMGSTHLSITVKSNLLGFKEMMQAVEITANGGINSANGNVAGLGSKSLRSPRRICANDVAKLHGRADSTTDELTAAAANRAHIVRLSSVDMLLHSSPGEDQTDRGVQSPGTPIQTPSSGNMASNFMNNLLQSVNASGKKDSNGLQGDSKGGGFMTLAPKRRLKIALAKMNLLHKNVTGLQASNLNDSSDALLNVGCNEKQKSGSLSSASSSSHGPGRLYQSQSNPDLTSLQYEDASAPNNNVLNICNPSNYLSASVHRPSAVSTTGSLVPDYPEHVLKVFKADQTCKYLLINKETTAHEVVMLALQEFGIHDPSSNFSLCEVSVGEGGMVKQRRLPDQLQNLAERIGFASRYYLKTNGISETLVPDELALELVRESNVHFLQLNAYELAIQLTLQDFSIFRQIESTEYVDDLFNLKTKYGVPMLSKFSELVNREMFWVVTEICGEHNIVRRMKIVKQFIKIARHCKECRNFNSMFAIISGLGHAAVSRLRQTWEKLPSKYQRLFSDLQDLMDPSRNMSKYRQLVSSELLNQHPILPFYPIVRKDLTFIHLGNDTMVEDLINFEKLRMIAKEVRLLSHMCSSPYDLLAILELKGQSPSNAMFSLNQMSTSQGGSNQGPTIIAANAGNATIKRRKKSTAAPNPKKMFEEAQMVRRVKAYLNNLKIINDEDILHKFSLECEPAHTSSNSTSSQHGGNSSRTGGDQLSIYSHTSNSSSAPNSSLSLRRRHPSSPTLSTTSSTSSTSDNRRNNMNPNCPKFGTASPQAVRKILSLSESTKIRPHQPFPRPAATLPGNIPLLAQPHHLHSHGFNPAASAALAAASTPTPSPCSHRRLASGSNSMPASMIPPPRSIHERSHSDTPAPPPPLPSVDLNLESSSVTTFRDLPLRKSVTSELFF
- the LOC111687387 gene encoding rap guanine nucleotide exchange factor 2 isoform X1; translated protein: MDPYHHIRQHYQPPSRPELHQKCNRGSHSSDTSSAYSGSDTMASVYGSSLDGEEIDFSGLVESTVDSDEEDLAESMDSLNVRDAVRDCLEKDPSERTEEDVEILLEFTQGLKAFTNITLAVRRALCSVMVFAVVDKAGTVVMSDGEELDSWSVLINGVVEIEHANGEREELQVGDSFGILPTMDKLYHKGVMRTKCDDCQFVCITQTDYYRIQHQGEENIRRHEDEEGRVVMVTELRQIGTNDAPGTAANNSATAGTNAKRGHVVIRGSPERLLQQLVEENSMTDPFYVEDFLLTHRIFIKNSQEVTDKLLSWFEADSNGAESVPKFASNATAQEIRDRVTRVVLLWVNNHFTDFEADHEMMEFLEIFEAGLERKKLLSQLRLLHIACAAKARMRSCILARSSRDESLNFKIIGGYEMRGACVATGGCGIYISHVERASKAQEAGLKRGDQIHEVNGQSFEHVTSKRALEILMGSTHLSITVKSNLLGFKEMMQAVEITANGGINSANGNVAGLGSKSLRSPRRICANDVAKLHGRADSTTDELTAAAANRAHIVRLSSVDMLLHSSPGEDQTDRGVQSPGTPIQTPSSGNMASNFMNNLLQSVNASGKKDSNGLQGDSKGGGFMTLAPKRRLKIALAKMNLLHKNVTGLQASNLNDSSDALLNVGCNEKQKSGSLSSASSSSHGPGRLYQSQSNPDLTSLQYEDASAPNNNVLNICNPSNYLSASVHRPSAVSTTGSLVPDYPEHVLKVFKADQTCKYLLINKETTAHEVVMLALQEFGIHDPSSNFSLCEVSVGEGGMVKQRRLPDQLQNLAERIGFASRYYLKTNGISETLVPDELALELVRESNVHFLQLNAYELAIQLTLQDFSIFRQIESTEYVDDLFNLKTKYGVPMLSKFSELVNREMFWVVTEICGEHNIVRRMKIVKQFIKIARHCKECRNFNSMFAIISGLGHAAVSRLRQTWEKLPSKYQRLFSDLQDLMDPSRNMSKYRQLVSSELLNQHPILPFYPIVRKDLTFIHLGNDTMVEDLINFEKLRMIAKEVRLLSHMCSSPYDLLAILELKGQSPSNAMFSLNQMSTSQGGSNQGPTIIAANAGNATIKRRKKSTAAPNPKKMFEEAQMVRRVKAYLNNLKIINDEDILHKFSLECEPAHTSSNSTSSQHGGNSSRTGGDQLSIYSHTSNSSSAPNSSLSLRRRHPSSPTLSTTSSTSSTSDNRRNNMNPNCPKFGTASPQAVRKILSLSESTKIRPHQPFPRPAATLPGNIPLLAQPHHLHSHGFNPAASAALAAASTPTPSPCSHRRLASGSNSMPASMIPPPRSIHERSHSDTPAPPPPLPSVDLNLESSSVTTFRDLPLRKSVTSGSVSSNDSGLCSYAQHDTSSSSSVYTAADCRLLQQISNTAATRNINTQCSQRALSPHTLHPATATTTVTQTATSMNALPLPQTQSQQQQQLQLPPPTLTPPPYLMRGQNLQMFMTNGGTNAVNGGTHAPPPQLLHNRPLSPPLQQPNMPPPYATAAAMLHHNHRHSNMHGAAGCPMCPMPPPMNQ
- the LOC111687387 gene encoding rap guanine nucleotide exchange factor 2 isoform X5, yielding MDPYHHIRQHYQPPSRPELHQKCNRGSHSSDTSSAYSGSDTMASVYGSSLDGEEIDFSGLVESTVDSDEEDLAESMDSLNVRDAVRDCLEKDPSERTEEDVEILLEFTQGLKAFTNITLAVRRALCSVMVFAVVDKAGTVVMSDGEELDSWSVLINGVVEIEHANGEREELQVGDSFGILPTMDKLYHKGVMRTKCDDCQFVCITQTDYYRIQHQGEENIRRHEDEEGRVVMVTELRQIGTNDAPGTAANNSATAGTNAKRGHVVIRGSPERLLQQLVEENSMTDPFYVEDFLLTHRIFIKNSQEVTDKLLSWFEADSNGAESVPKFASNATAQEIRDRVTRVVLLWVNNHFTDFEADHEMMEFLEIFEAGLERKKLLSQLRLLHIACAAKARMRSCILARSSRDESLNFKIIGGYEMRGACVATGGCGIYISHVERASKAQEAGLKRGDQIHEVNGQSFEHVTSKRALEILMGSTHLSITVKSNLLGFKEMMQAVEITANGGINSANGNVAGLGSKSLRSPRRICANDVAKLHGRADSTTDELTAAAANRAHIVRLSSVDMLLHSSPGEDQTDRGVQSPGTPIQTPSSGNMASNFMNNLLQSVNASGKKDSNGLQGDSKGGGFMTLAPKRRLKIALAKMNLLHKNVTGLQASNLNDSSDALLNVGCNEKQKSGSLSSASSSSHGPGRLYQSQSNPDLTSLQYEDASAPNNNVLNICNPSNYLSASVHRPSAVSTTGSLVPDYPEHVLKVFKADQTCKYLLINKETTAHEVVMLALQEFGIHDPSSNFSLCEVSVGEGGMVKQRRLPDQLQNLAERIGFASRYYLKTNGISETLVPDELALELVRESNVHFLQLNAYELAIQLTLQDFSIFRQIESTEYVDDLFNLKTKYGVPMLSKFSELVNREMFWVVTEICGEHNIVRRMKIVKQFIKIARHCKECRNFNSMFAIISGLGHAAVSRLRQTWEKLPSKYQRLFSDLQDLMDPSRNMSKYRQLVSSELLNQHPILPFYPIVRKDLTFIHLGNDTMVEDLINFEKLRMIAKEVRLLSHMCSSPYDLLAILELKGQSPSNAMFSLNQMSTSQGGSNQGPTIIAANAGNATIKRRKKSTAAPNPKKMFEEAQMVRRVKAYLNNLKIINDEDILHKFSLECEPAHTSSNSTSSQHGGNSSRTGGDQLSIYSHTSNSSSAPNSSLSLRRRHPSSPTLSTTSSTSSTSDNRRNNMNPNCPKFGTASPQAAGSYFAWKHTASGAASSFTQSWF
- the LOC111687387 gene encoding rap guanine nucleotide exchange factor 2 isoform X2, which translates into the protein MDPYHHIRQHYQPPSRPELHQKCNRGSHSSDTSSAYSGSDTMASVYGSSLDGEEIDFSGLVESTVDSDEEDLAESMDSLNVRDAVRDCLEKDPSERTEEDVEILLEFTQGLKAFTNITLAVRRALCSVMVFAVVDKAGTVVMSDGEELDSWSVLINGVVEIEHANGEREELQVGDSFGILPTMDKLYHKGVMRTKCDDCQFVCITQTDYYRIQHQGEENIRRHEDEEGRVVMVTELRQIGTNDAPGTAANNSATAGTNAKRGHVVIRGSPERLLQQLVEENSMTDPFYVEDFLLTHRIFIKNSQEVTDKLLSWFEADSNGAESVPKFASNATAQEIRDRVTRVVLLWVNNHFTDFEADHEMMEFLEIFEAGLERKKLLSQLRLLHIACAAKARMRSCILARSSRDESLNFKIIGGYEMRGACVATGGCGIYISHVERASKAQEAGLKRGDQIHEVNGQSFEHVTSKRALEILMGSTHLSITVKSNLLGFKEMMQAVEITANGGINSANGNVAGLGSKSLRSPRRICANDVAKLHGRADSTTDELTAAAANRAHIVRLSSVDMLLHSSPGEDQTDRGVQSPGTPIQTPSSGNMASNFMNNLLQSVNASGKKDSNGLQGDSKGGGFMTLAPKRRLKIALAKMNLLHKNVTGLQASNLNDSSDALLNVGCNEKQKSGSLSSASSSSHGPGRLYQSQSNPDLTSLQYEDASAPNNNVLNICNPSNYLSASVHRPSAVSTTGSLVPDYPEHVLKVFKADQTCKYLLINKETTAHEVVMLALQEFGIHDPSSNFSLCEVSVGEGGMVKQRRLPDQLQNLAERIGFASRYYLKTNGISETLVPDELALELVRESNVHFLQLNAYELAIQLTLQDFSIFRQIESTEYVDDLFNLKTKYGVPMLSKFSELVNREMFWVVTEICGEHNIVRRMKIVKQFIKIARHCKECRNFNSMFAIISGLGHAAVSRLRQTWEKLPSKYQRLFSDLQDLMDPSRNMSKYRQLVSSELLNQHPILPFYPIVRKDLTFIHLGNDTMVEDLINFEKLRMIAKEVRLLSHMCSSPYDLLAILELKGQSPSNAMFSLNQMSTSQGGSNQGPTIIAANAGNATIKRRKKSTAAPNPKKMFEEAQMVRRVKAYLNNLKIINDEDILHKFSLECEPAHTSSNSTSSQHGGNSSRTGGDQLSIYSHTSNSSSAPNSSLSLRRRHPSSPTLSTTSSTSSTSDNRRNNMNPNCPKFGTASPQAVRKILSLSESTKIRPHQPFPRPAATLPGNIPLLAQPHHLHSHGFNPAASAALAAASTPTPSPCSHRRLASGSNSMPASMIPPPRSIHERSHSDTPAPPPPLPSVDLNLESSSVTTFRDLPLRKSVTSGSVSSNDSGLCSYAQHDTSSSSSVYTAADCRLLQQISNTAATRNINTQCSQRALSPHTLHPATATTTVTQTATSMNALPLPQTQSQQQQQLQLPPPTLTPPPYLMRGQNLQMFMTNGGTNAVNGGTHAPPPQLLHNRPLSPPLQQPNMPPPYATAAAMLHHNHRHSNMHGKF